A portion of the Rhizoctonia solani chromosome 6, complete sequence genome contains these proteins:
- a CDS encoding polysaccharide lyase family 14 protein has protein sequence MHFKTIILAGLSSLAAISALPSGSHDAHVMPRHHRHIRARNVDPAPSKVKRCPGANTSAEPDEVNPTGAYGANAAKPTTTKEPSSTVSASEPAETETETGSESSTAEPSLPSGGTGGIAINDKLLALFPGGTSAKGSKWSTNPAFSNSIALSDEALRATKMIARLSHPVVEKEGKKAMEITFNAGSFAYRSKALGGVSFYALGPASQPLTNAKVMTFSFGLMFQDGFQFKKGGKLPGLYGGTSDSVATGCSGGRRSDDCWSCRFMWRSNGAAELYTYLPPSAEAVNKKAACSGPGATCDGDYGWSLGRGEWKWETGKWQTIAQKVTLNDVGKSNGEMIVYYNGAVVYSAKNIVIRTKDNADPRGAMVQSFFGGHDESWASPIKQKLWISDLSMAVLE, from the exons ATGCATTTCAAGACGATTATCTTGGCGGGTTTGTCCTCGCTCGCAGCCATCTCTGCTCTTCCTTCTGGATCACACGACGCTCATGTGATGCCCCGCCACCACCGACACATCCGAGCTCGCAACGTCGATCCCGCTCCTTCCAAAGTCAAGCGCTGTCCCGGCGCCAACACTAGCGCCGAACCCGACGAGGTCAATCCTACGGGTGCTTATGGTGCCAATGCCGCCAAACCCACGACGACCAAGGAGCCATCTTCTACTGTTTCTGCGTCCGAGCCTGCTGAAACCGAAACTGAGACTGGGAGCGAGAGCTCTACTGCCGAGCCTTCGTTGCCTTCTGGTGGAACTGGCGGAATCGCCATTAATGACAAGCTGTTGGCTCTTTTCCCGGGTGGTACCTCGGCCAAGGGCTCCAAGTGGTCCACGAACCCC GCCTTCAGCAATTCCATTGCTCTCAGCGACGAAGCTCTCCGCGCAACCAAGATGATCGCACGTCTTAGCCACCCTGTCGTTGAAAAGGAAGGCAAAAAGGCCATGGAGA TCACCTTCAACGCTGGCTCCTTCGCATACCGCTCCAAGGCTCTCGGCGGTGTATCCTTCTACGCTCTCGGCCCCGCCAGCCAACCCTTGACCAACGCCAAAGTCatgaccttttcctttggCCTCATGTTCCAAGACGGCTTCCAGTTCAAAAAGGGCGGCAAGCTCCCCGGTCTCTACGGCGGAACATCCGATAGTGTGGCCACCGGCTGCTCGGGCGGACGCCGCTCCGACGACTGCTGGTCCTGCCGATTCATGTGGCGCTCCAATGGTGCTGCCGAGCTCTACACTTATTTACCCCCCTCGGCCGAGGCTGTCAACAAAAAGGCCGCGTGCTCTGGGCCTGGTGCGACGTGCGACGGAGACTATGGCTGGTCGCTCGGTCGCGGCGAGTGGAAATGGGAGACTGGAAAGTGGCAGACGATTGCCCAAAAGGTCACTTTGAACGATGTTGGGAAGAGCAATGGCGAGATGATTGTTTATTACAACGGCGCGGTCGTGTACAGTGCCAAGAACATTGTCATTCGGACCAAGGACAATGCGGATCCCAGGGGCGCGATGGTCCAGTCTTTCTTTGGTG GACACGACGAATCATGGGCATCTCCCATCAAACAGAAACTCTGGATCTCTGATCTGTCCATGGCCGTTCTCGAGTAA